In the genome of Deinococcus sp. QL22, one region contains:
- a CDS encoding B3/4 domain-containing protein, which produces MTDLLQISPAIAERFPTYRGLVLRATGLTNGPSTDRSRAVLREAELQVRQMFANTPPAEHPHLAAWQDAFRAFGVKPKKMMNSAEALITRVMKGGELPAINCLADVYNAVSVRFVVPCGGEDLAQVVGLVTLKVADGTELFETNKDGVPFTDHPAVGEVVWADEAGVTCRAWNWRQGTRTRLTDDTTEAYFLFDALPPMTAEELEGAGNTLEMLLAELSPGCQITRVRLGDWAT; this is translated from the coding sequence ATGACTGACTTGCTTCAAATCAGCCCAGCTATTGCTGAGCGCTTCCCGACCTACCGTGGCCTGGTGCTGCGCGCCACTGGCCTCACCAACGGCCCCAGCACTGACCGCAGCAGGGCGGTGCTGCGGGAAGCGGAACTCCAGGTGCGTCAGATGTTTGCGAACACGCCCCCTGCTGAACACCCGCACCTGGCGGCCTGGCAGGACGCCTTCCGTGCCTTTGGGGTCAAGCCCAAGAAGATGATGAATTCTGCCGAGGCGCTGATCACCCGGGTCATGAAGGGCGGTGAATTGCCTGCCATCAACTGTCTGGCAGACGTCTACAACGCCGTGAGCGTGCGTTTTGTCGTGCCGTGCGGCGGTGAGGATCTCGCCCAGGTGGTGGGACTGGTGACCTTGAAAGTGGCGGACGGCACGGAGCTGTTCGAGACGAACAAGGATGGCGTGCCCTTCACCGATCATCCTGCGGTTGGCGAAGTGGTCTGGGCGGATGAGGCGGGGGTGACGTGCCGGGCCTGGAACTGGCGGCAGGGCACCCGCACCCGACTGACAGATGACACGACGGAGGCGTACTTCCTATTCGATGCTCTACCACCCATGACTGCTGAGGAGCTAGAGGGGGCAGGAAACACGCTGGAAATGCTGCTGGCAGAACTGTCTCCTGGCTGCCAGATCACGCGGGTGCGTTTGGGGGACTGGGCTACGTAA
- a CDS encoding pyridoxamine 5'-phosphate oxidase family protein, translated as MTDSTPRGQLKRQDKAMTSEEAEAFLAAAFCGRTGTLGPDGYPYVVPNLFTWQDGQVYLHTARYEGHFLTNVRFHDQVSFEVDEPGEIFPYGHIECDTSVSYRSVIVFGRIRIVEDVDEKVRFYRAFMDKYAPEDSWGREKDSLPRIGGTLVYAITPENITGKQGHLPGLSDRWPAQNNTASPHWQQRK; from the coding sequence ATGACTGACAGCACTCCACGGGGACAGCTCAAACGCCAGGACAAAGCCATGACCTCTGAAGAGGCCGAAGCGTTTCTCGCCGCCGCCTTCTGTGGCCGCACCGGGACCCTCGGCCCGGACGGGTATCCCTATGTCGTTCCCAATCTGTTCACCTGGCAGGATGGACAGGTATACCTGCATACCGCACGCTACGAAGGGCATTTCCTGACGAACGTCCGCTTTCACGACCAGGTGAGCTTCGAAGTGGACGAGCCCGGTGAGATTTTCCCGTACGGGCACATCGAATGTGATACGTCCGTCTCGTACCGGTCGGTGATCGTCTTCGGGCGGATTCGGATCGTGGAGGACGTGGACGAGAAGGTGCGCTTTTACCGGGCCTTTATGGACAAGTACGCTCCGGAAGACTCTTGGGGCCGGGAAAAAGATTCGCTCCCGCGCATCGGTGGAACCCTCGTGTATGCCATCACGCCAGAGAACATCACGGGCAAACAGGGCCACCTGCCTGGGTTGAGTGACCGGTGGCCGGCCCAGAACAACACCGCCTCGCCCCACTGGCAACAACGCAAGTGA
- a CDS encoding DMT family transporter: MTTSAALPILALALANGLWGTTFLLGKVTLDVLPVAHVVLLRFTFAALTLLPFALAKLRFPQRRDVPLFVLTGLLQVPATYLLQVGGLAHTSASSAALILGVLAPLLALGAWRFAGERLSRLGWAAIATSTLGVALIVGSPGPGRTVLGDSLVFASTFAAVGGLLLSQRLVRSYGPVITAAWTLTAGTFLTFPFALLSGRLDLHLAPTVWAALAGLGIGCTALTLVLWNWGVSRTSASFAGVFVNLEPLVGALLGVLVLHERPGALTLLGGGLILGAAVLVTRWGTSAHPQTVPKRTPSGSTRPRASTTLIARAEPTPSTSLGDHDD, from the coding sequence GTGACCACCAGCGCGGCGCTGCCGATCCTGGCTTTAGCACTGGCCAATGGGCTGTGGGGAACGACGTTCTTGCTGGGGAAGGTCACGCTCGATGTTCTTCCTGTGGCTCACGTGGTGCTGCTGCGTTTCACTTTCGCCGCTCTGACGCTCCTGCCTTTCGCGCTTGCCAAGCTCCGTTTCCCTCAGCGGCGCGATGTGCCGCTGTTCGTCCTCACGGGCCTGCTGCAAGTGCCCGCCACCTACCTGCTGCAAGTGGGCGGTCTCGCGCACACCAGTGCGTCAAGCGCCGCCTTGATCCTCGGCGTCTTGGCACCCCTGCTGGCCCTGGGGGCTTGGCGATTCGCCGGAGAACGTCTGTCCCGTTTGGGGTGGGCAGCCATTGCCACCTCTACCCTCGGTGTAGCCCTGATTGTGGGGTCACCGGGCCCAGGACGCACGGTGCTAGGAGACAGTCTGGTGTTCGCCTCTACCTTCGCAGCCGTCGGCGGACTGCTGCTCAGCCAACGCCTTGTCCGTTCCTACGGGCCAGTGATCACGGCAGCCTGGACGCTGACAGCGGGAACCTTCTTGACCTTCCCCTTTGCCCTCCTGTCGGGTCGCCTTGACCTCCACCTCGCGCCCACTGTGTGGGCAGCGTTGGCTGGATTGGGGATCGGTTGTACTGCCCTGACCCTCGTGCTCTGGAACTGGGGCGTCTCACGCACCTCCGCGTCTTTCGCAGGCGTCTTCGTGAATCTCGAACCCTTGGTAGGTGCGCTCCTGGGGGTGCTGGTGTTGCATGAACGGCCCGGCGCGCTCACGCTGCTGGGCGGCGGCTTGATCTTAGGCGCAGCTGTCCTCGTCACCCGGTGGGGCACGTCGGCTCATCCGCAGACGGTGCCGAAACGAACTCCATCTGGGTCGACCAGACCCAGAGCGAGCACAACCTTGATTGCCCGAGCCGAACCGACTCCCTCAACCTCTCTAGGAGACCATGATGACTGA
- a CDS encoding GNAT family N-acetyltransferase, translating to MTPIIRLATEQDIPHLLPLMRALAEFEHYLDVFAVDEHVLREQGFRKDPPDFSALVAEQGGNLVGMLVFYLVPFTATAKPTLYIKELYVTEAARGQQIGEGLMRAAAREAAARGCGSVRWTVANWNTAGQRFYERLGAQANPIWIDYGLSGAALAALAEPSTELRE from the coding sequence ATGACCCCCATCATCCGCCTGGCCACTGAACAGGACATTCCACACCTGCTGCCTCTGATGCGGGCACTGGCTGAATTTGAACATTACCTTGATGTTTTTGCAGTGGACGAACATGTCCTGCGGGAGCAAGGCTTTCGCAAAGATCCGCCTGACTTCTCTGCCCTCGTGGCCGAACAGGGCGGTAACCTGGTAGGGATGCTGGTGTTCTACCTGGTGCCTTTCACGGCCACGGCCAAACCCACGCTGTACATCAAAGAGCTGTACGTGACAGAGGCTGCCCGTGGGCAGCAGATCGGGGAGGGGCTAATGCGTGCCGCAGCCCGAGAAGCCGCCGCACGGGGTTGCGGATCGGTTCGCTGGACGGTGGCCAACTGGAATACCGCTGGGCAACGGTTTTACGAACGGCTGGGTGCTCAGGCCAATCCTATCTGGATTGACTATGGGCTGAGCGGTGCTGCTCTGGCTGCTCTGGCTGAACCGAGCACCGAGCTGAGAGAGTGA
- a CDS encoding PLP-dependent aminotransferase family protein: MTNHLPVRLRESTVDLPLSLERARNLPLAPQLVAQLRAAILSGQVQPGTRLPSTRTLAQVLGISRGAVVTAYDDLLAAGYLVGRVGAGTYVSADVPVIQAASPGASAAEGVPRWLRGSPTTPDVTASGTGEDVIDFRVGQPAVAKLSDAAWKRAWRRVAEEALPGAYADAAGDPELRAEVAAYLGRSRGLLCRAEDVVITNGTIQGLHLVARAVLAPGDTVAFEEPGYRLARQVLRERGAQILPVPVDDDGLRVAELPIGDGAPPLVYTTPSHQFPLGSRLSLPRRHALLAWAREQDSLIVEDDYDGEFRYDTAPLPALASLDPHRVVYLGTFSKVLSPALRVGYIVGPAVLRERLIDLKTIADYHTSWPVQRALTFFLRSGDLERHLGRMRRVYARKRELLVRELAGAQSVARVGGLEAGFHVHLELDERLNAAEIVRLAAEQGVRVSVLSPFYVSNTAPGGLLLGYGGLEPAHIVRGTRVLVEVLNRLAVPS, from the coding sequence ATGACAAACCATTTGCCCGTTCGGTTGCGGGAGAGCACGGTGGATCTGCCTTTGTCCTTGGAGCGGGCCAGAAACCTGCCCCTAGCACCACAACTGGTGGCGCAGCTCCGCGCCGCCATTTTGAGTGGGCAAGTCCAGCCAGGCACTCGCCTGCCCAGTACCCGCACGCTGGCCCAGGTGCTGGGCATCAGCCGGGGAGCTGTCGTTACAGCTTACGACGATCTGTTGGCGGCGGGCTATCTGGTCGGCCGCGTCGGGGCAGGCACCTACGTCAGTGCAGACGTGCCGGTCATCCAGGCCGCGAGCCCAGGAGCCAGTGCCGCTGAAGGGGTGCCTCGCTGGCTGCGCGGTTCACCGACAACCCCGGACGTAACCGCGTCAGGCACCGGTGAGGACGTCATCGACTTCCGGGTGGGACAGCCAGCAGTAGCCAAACTCTCGGACGCGGCCTGGAAGCGGGCCTGGCGCCGGGTGGCGGAGGAGGCACTGCCCGGTGCGTATGCAGACGCGGCAGGGGATCCGGAGTTGCGGGCCGAGGTCGCCGCCTATCTGGGACGTTCCCGGGGGCTGCTGTGCCGCGCAGAGGATGTGGTGATCACCAATGGAACCATTCAGGGGCTGCACCTGGTCGCGCGGGCCGTCCTCGCGCCTGGGGACACGGTCGCTTTTGAGGAGCCGGGCTATCGCCTGGCTCGGCAGGTACTGCGCGAGCGGGGCGCCCAGATCTTGCCGGTGCCCGTGGACGACGACGGCCTGCGGGTGGCTGAGCTCCCCATCGGCGACGGCGCGCCGCCCTTGGTCTACACGACCCCCTCGCACCAGTTTCCCCTGGGGAGTCGCCTGTCGCTCCCCCGGCGCCACGCCCTGTTGGCCTGGGCACGGGAGCAGGACAGCCTGATCGTGGAAGATGATTACGACGGCGAGTTCCGCTACGACACCGCCCCCTTACCCGCGCTGGCCTCCCTCGATCCTCACCGCGTGGTGTACTTGGGCACCTTCTCTAAAGTGCTGTCCCCAGCCCTGCGGGTGGGATACATCGTGGGGCCAGCTGTGCTGCGCGAGCGGTTGATTGATCTGAAGACCATCGCCGACTACCACACGTCCTGGCCGGTGCAGCGGGCCCTGACCTTCTTCCTGCGCTCAGGGGATTTAGAACGGCATCTGGGACGGATGCGGCGGGTGTATGCCCGCAAGCGAGAACTGCTGGTGCGCGAATTGGCCGGAGCACAGTCTGTAGCGCGGGTGGGTGGCCTAGAAGCGGGCTTCCACGTTCACCTGGAACTGGACGAGCGCCTGAATGCAGCGGAAATCGTGCGCCTGGCAGCAGAGCAGGGTGTGCGCGTCAGTGTGCTCTCGCCCTTCTATGTCTCGAACACCGCACCGGGCGGGTTGCTTCTGGGCTACGGCGGGCTGGAGCCTGCACACATTGTGCGGGGCACTCGGGTGCTGGTCGAGGTGCTGAACCGCTTGGCCGTTCCCTCTTAA
- a CDS encoding EAL domain-containing protein, protein MPKALIRPTITVDMRQGNILEADQAVSVLLRPLDISSMRFTALCLPQKAKRRWSQLLAAQPGQTITVEWQAGFQADLMVQLTRLDISSPVHTRRFAVHALTPDEQQDAALHTVAEQVMALVSNLVLFLDAENCITYVSRSVTQYLGYEALALLGQSIFHLFDETQGRQLQQQLRSPQVQPHQTYPIQHHDGSVRLLEVTWSDLLDDPLVKSVIVVARDVTDTSQVQALLSSQHAFYEAILEDLPTQVAVLDARGRYLYVNPAAIRNPQIRTGILGLTDEEYCQWRGHDPAIAQQRRTHFQAAAQSRSKVSWSEVMYDKAGHSQYHQRHYLPTFDSSGELTRMIGYGQDETPRQRQLELQIRQTRILALSTQNAPLSDVLGEVQAALEHHYPQSYAELSLGGSAPAEVNVLGNHWIALQGEQGHPVGGLYLQGVFEPPQEVQRVLAYLAQVAGLVIERAQSLARLKRLAYEDPLTGLPNRAALSQKLTDHIALGRPWTVVVLNLARFRQINDRYGYLVGDEVLRQVAQRLLACLPPAGSAARLGSNTFALLLPLVTTASTLEALTSSLAQPLLVQQHALYVDIHVGVRPWLSGFSTAETLLQQAEHTMRRAQHLGQSVSHYDAQTYVVELTQDALETELHQAVEAQQLTLAFQPLVHPQTRRLHSMEVLLRWDHPQRGMISPSVFIVLAEQSSLILRLGRWVLHQACLEAARWPGGPLRINVNVSAHQVEQAEFAQEVEEILQLTGLPSGYLELEITEGVLMRANRTVTNVLNQLHALGVRLALDDYGTGYANLAYLKRFPLDVLKIDRSFVQGLGADVADQRDLAIVRSTIALAHELGLSVVAEGIERAEQLSLIAALGCDLAQGYLFSAALPLPQAQEWAIQGPDSPEL, encoded by the coding sequence ATGCCTAAAGCCCTTATCCGGCCGACCATCACGGTAGATATGAGGCAAGGCAACATCCTTGAGGCAGATCAGGCGGTTTCGGTCTTGCTGCGCCCCCTAGATATCAGCAGCATGCGTTTCACTGCCCTCTGTTTGCCCCAGAAAGCCAAACGTCGATGGAGTCAACTGCTTGCTGCACAACCGGGGCAGACCATCACGGTAGAGTGGCAGGCTGGATTCCAAGCTGACCTGATGGTTCAGTTGACCCGGTTAGACATCAGCAGTCCCGTTCATACACGCCGTTTTGCCGTGCATGCCCTGACGCCGGACGAACAGCAGGATGCCGCGCTCCACACTGTCGCTGAACAGGTCATGGCGTTGGTAAGCAATTTGGTGCTGTTCTTAGACGCGGAGAATTGCATCACGTATGTCAGTCGAAGCGTGACCCAGTACCTAGGGTATGAGGCACTAGCACTGTTGGGACAATCCATTTTCCACTTGTTTGACGAGACACAAGGCCGTCAGCTTCAGCAGCAGCTTCGATCCCCTCAAGTTCAACCCCACCAGACCTATCCAATTCAGCACCACGACGGGTCTGTGAGGCTGTTGGAAGTGACTTGGTCAGACCTGTTGGATGATCCTTTGGTCAAGAGCGTCATTGTGGTGGCCCGGGACGTGACGGATACCTCTCAGGTTCAAGCCTTGTTGAGCAGTCAACACGCGTTTTACGAAGCGATTTTGGAGGATTTGCCGACCCAGGTGGCAGTTCTGGATGCCCGGGGCCGGTACCTGTATGTTAATCCAGCAGCCATCCGTAATCCTCAGATACGAACCGGCATTCTCGGTCTCACCGATGAGGAGTACTGCCAGTGGCGGGGTCATGACCCCGCCATTGCACAGCAGCGTCGAACACACTTTCAGGCGGCGGCACAAAGCCGCAGCAAGGTTAGTTGGTCTGAAGTAATGTACGACAAGGCTGGACACTCCCAGTATCATCAGCGTCATTACCTGCCCACCTTTGATTCCTCTGGAGAACTTACCCGCATGATTGGCTACGGCCAGGACGAAACACCACGCCAACGGCAGTTGGAGCTGCAGATCCGTCAAACACGCATCCTCGCTCTTTCGACCCAGAATGCCCCACTGTCTGATGTCCTTGGGGAGGTGCAGGCCGCCTTAGAGCACCATTATCCCCAGTCCTATGCTGAACTGTCTCTGGGTGGGTCAGCTCCTGCAGAGGTCAACGTGCTTGGAAACCACTGGATTGCCCTTCAAGGAGAGCAGGGACATCCGGTCGGGGGGCTGTATCTTCAGGGAGTTTTTGAACCCCCTCAAGAGGTTCAGCGTGTTCTGGCTTACCTTGCCCAGGTGGCGGGCCTGGTCATTGAGCGGGCGCAGTCGTTGGCGCGGCTCAAACGGCTCGCCTACGAAGATCCGCTCACGGGACTCCCCAACCGTGCCGCACTCAGTCAAAAGCTGACAGACCATATTGCTCTAGGACGTCCATGGACTGTGGTGGTGCTCAATCTCGCTCGCTTTCGCCAGATCAATGACCGCTACGGTTACTTGGTGGGTGATGAGGTGCTGCGGCAAGTGGCTCAGCGCCTCCTCGCCTGTCTTCCCCCTGCCGGCTCGGCCGCACGGTTGGGAAGCAATACCTTTGCCCTGCTGCTGCCCCTGGTCACCACAGCGTCCACCCTAGAAGCGCTGACCAGCTCGCTCGCTCAACCACTCTTGGTTCAACAGCATGCGTTGTATGTGGACATCCATGTCGGCGTCCGACCTTGGCTCTCCGGTTTTAGTACGGCCGAAACCTTACTGCAGCAGGCGGAACACACCATGCGCCGGGCCCAGCACTTGGGGCAGTCCGTCTCTCACTACGACGCTCAAACGTATGTCGTGGAGTTGACGCAAGATGCCCTCGAAACTGAACTTCACCAGGCTGTCGAGGCTCAGCAACTTACTCTGGCCTTCCAACCGTTGGTGCATCCCCAGACGCGACGGCTACACAGTATGGAGGTGCTGCTGCGGTGGGATCACCCACAGCGGGGGATGATTTCACCAAGCGTGTTTATTGTGCTTGCGGAACAGAGCAGTCTGATTCTCCGGCTCGGACGTTGGGTGCTGCATCAAGCCTGCCTGGAGGCCGCACGCTGGCCCGGTGGCCCACTCCGAATCAATGTCAATGTATCGGCCCATCAGGTGGAACAAGCAGAATTCGCCCAGGAGGTGGAAGAAATACTGCAGCTGACCGGTTTGCCCTCAGGGTACCTAGAGTTAGAGATCACAGAGGGCGTGCTGATGCGGGCCAACCGGACAGTCACCAACGTGCTCAACCAGTTACATGCTCTTGGCGTTCGGCTGGCCTTAGATGATTACGGAACAGGGTACGCCAATCTGGCTTACCTCAAACGCTTTCCATTGGACGTCCTGAAAATTGACCGCAGTTTCGTCCAAGGCCTGGGAGCCGACGTCGCCGACCAGCGCGATTTGGCCATTGTTCGTTCCACCATTGCCCTCGCCCATGAATTAGGTCTGTCTGTAGTGGCCGAAGGTATCGAACGTGCCGAACAGCTTTCCCTCATCGCAGCGTTGGGATGTGACTTGGCGCAGGGCTACTTGTTCTCTGCCGCATTACCGTTGCCTCAGGCGCAGGAGTGGGCAATACAGGGCCCGGACTCACCCGAGCTCTGA